The Bradyrhizobium guangxiense genomic sequence AGCGCGCGGGTCGTCCGACCAGTCAGCAAAGTGCGCTTCACCAGACATCATCGACCGATCCCAACGGACCGGTCTTGCGGTTGTACGGAGCGGTGCATGACGCGGGTATTGATCACGGGGGGTGCGGGCTTCATCGGCTCCCATGCGGCGGACGTCTTGCTTGCCGCCGGCTACGAAGTGCGCCTTCTCGACAATCTCTCGCCGCAGGTCCACGGCGGCAACCGTCAGCGCCCGTCTTATCTCGCCGGCGACGCAGAACTCATCGTCGGTGACGTCACCGACGGTGGTGCCGTCGAGCGCGCCCTGCGCGGCGCCGATATGGTCCTGCATCTCGCGTCCGCTGTCGGCGTCGGCCAGAGCATGTACGACATCGAGCCCTATGTCCGCACGAACGAGCTCGGCACCGCCGTCCTCCTCCAGGCGGTGTCGAAGCGGCCGGTCGAGCGGCTGGTCGTCGCCTCCTCCATGAGCATCTACGGCGAAGGCCTCTGTCGCAGGCCGGATCAAAGCGTCGTTACCTGCGACGAGCGATCGATCGAGCAGCTCCGTCGAGGAGAGTGGGAGTTGCGCGATACGGCTGGCCGTCCGCTCGATCCCGTGCCGACGCCGGAGACAAAGCTGCCGTCGCTGAGCTCGGTCTATGCATTGAACAAATTCGCACAGGAGCGCATGTGCCTGATCACGGGCAAGGCTTACGGCATCCCGACCGTGGCACTGCGCTTTTTCAACGTGTTCGGCCCCCGCCAGGCCCTGTCCAATCCCTATACCGGCGTGCTCGCCATTTTCGCGGCGCGGCTTCTCAACGGCCGGCCGCCGCTCGTGTACGAGGACGGCGAGCAACGTCGCGACTTCGTTCATGTGCATGACGTCGCCCGTGCCTGCCGCATCGCGCTGGAAGCGGAGCATGCGCAGGATGTCTTCAACGTCGGCTCGGGCCAAAGCCGCACCATCCTGTCGG encodes the following:
- a CDS encoding NAD-dependent epimerase/dehydratase family protein, yielding MTRVLITGGAGFIGSHAADVLLAAGYEVRLLDNLSPQVHGGNRQRPSYLAGDAELIVGDVTDGGAVERALRGADMVLHLASAVGVGQSMYDIEPYVRTNELGTAVLLQAVSKRPVERLVVASSMSIYGEGLCRRPDQSVVTCDERSIEQLRRGEWELRDTAGRPLDPVPTPETKLPSLSSVYALNKFAQERMCLITGKAYGIPTVALRFFNVFGPRQALSNPYTGVLAIFAARLLNGRPPLVYEDGEQRRDFVHVHDVARACRIALEAEHAQDVFNVGSGQSRTILSVAEDLAEVMGRSDIAPEITRKYRAGDIRHCFADIGKSRDLLGFEPHVIFKDGLEELADYLADQIADDQAERATQELLKRGLVA